The DNA sequence AGGGCGAACAGGGGGTTGGGTTCTACCTGTACCGTGCTGGCGCTGGTGGGTTCGATTGCCATCAGCAATGCCCAACCCAGCAGGACGAAGGGGCTGGTGTAGGCGGGCAGGTGTTGGCCGCGGTCGGCGCGCTTGAGCCATTGGTGCACGAGGATGCTGCTCAGGCCGCTGGCGGCGATGATCAGCGGCGGCAGGATGGCTGACCAGGGCAGTTGATGGCAGATCAACAGGCCGATCAGCACGCCGTTGTAGCTGTACAGGCCGCTTTGACGGTCGCTGCGGTTGTAGCCGCGCCGTTGTGCGGTGAGCAAACCGGTGAGCGCGCCGAGCAGGGCGCCGCCGAACAGGTCGGGGGCGGTGATAAGGATCGCCAACAGGCAGAACAGGCCGCACAGCGGGTTGCGCTGGAGCAGGACCTGGCTGAAGCCGTTGAGCAGGGCAGTGGCCCAATCGGGGCAGTGGATCAGGTTCTTCGTGGACATGGGGGGCAGTTGAAAGGGTGGGGTGGACCGGAGGCGCTTCGTGTGAGCGCGGTTCTTCCGGAGTTGTGGTACTCGGATTGTGAGCGGTGTCTCC is a window from the Pseudomonas sp. LS1212 genome containing:
- a CDS encoding urea transporter codes for the protein MSTKNLIHCPDWATALLNGFSQVLLQRNPLCGLFCLLAILITAPDLFGGALLGALTGLLTAQRRGYNRSDRQSGLYSYNGVLIGLLICHQLPWSAILPPLIIAASGLSSILVHQWLKRADRGQHLPAYTSPFVLLGWALLMAIEPTSASTVQVEPNPLFALARGLGQIFLLDQPLAGLLIAIGLLIADRYAAAWALLGSAIGGSVALLSGDANAALYGLFGFNAALAALALSHTRQQPWRPLLAIVLAIALQFGFIALSMPALTAPFILACWLLHAGGRLLPKTTQASAPMDQTLRNLARRSRAQ